Proteins encoded together in one Vigna angularis cultivar LongXiaoDou No.4 chromosome 5, ASM1680809v1, whole genome shotgun sequence window:
- the LOC108339178 gene encoding cytosolic sulfotransferase 15, with the protein MASSIGWQQENEEEDKLISSLPKEKGWSFPYVYLFEHFWCPSPLIRERNIFQKHFQAKQSDVLVTSFPKSGTTWLKALTFAIVNHKNFSKENHPLLTSNPHQLVPPLYTFRGNIHDQILQLSNMPEPRLFGTHIPYPSLPRSIVESHCRIIYICRNPFDTFISAWAFYNKIKVEASPALTKEEAFEMFCNGVIEFGPWWSHVLGYWNESVARPNTVLFLKYEDLKEDVNSQVKKVAEFLGCPFTEEEESNGVIESIAKLCSFEEMKDTEVNKSGKINFEIKRFENKLFFRKAEIGDWVNHFSPSMVEKLSKIIEEKFSGSGLSFKMHS; encoded by the coding sequence ATGGCTTCTTCAATAGGTTGGCAACaagagaatgaagaagaagataagcTCATTTCCTCTCTCCCTAAAGAGAAAGGTTGGTCTTTTCCCTATGTCTATCTATTTGAACACTTTTGGTGTCCATCACCTCTCATCAGAGaaagaaacatttttcaaaagcaCTTTCAAGCAAAACAAAGTGATGTTCTTGTTACAAGCTTTCCAAAATCTGGTACAACATGGTTGAAAGCCCTTACTTTTGCCATTGTCAACCACAAAAACTTCTCCAAAGAGAACCATCCATTGCTTACCTCTAACCCTCACCAACTTGTGCCTCCCCTTTACACATTTCGTGGTAACATCCATGACCAGATTCTTCAATTATCCAACATGCCTGAACCAAGACTTTTTGGTACTCACATTCCGTATCCTTCATTACCCAGGTCAATCGTAGAGTCTCATTGCAGAATAATTTACATTTGCAGGAACCCCTTTGACACTTTTATTTCTGCATGGGCTTTCTATAATAAGATTAAGGTGGAGGCTTCACCGGCATTGACAAAGGAGGAAGCTTTTGAAATGTTTTGCAATGGGGTAATTGAGTTCGGTCCATGGTGGAGTCATGTGTTAGGTTACTGGAACGAAAGTGTAGCCAGACCAAACACTGTCCTATTCTTGAAGTACGAGGATCTTAAAGAAGATGTGAATTCTCAGGTGAAAAAAGTTGCAGAGTTTTTGGGTTGTCCTTTCACTGAAGAGGAAGAAAGTAATGGAGTGATTGAAAGCATAGCCAAGCTGTGTAGCTTTGAGGAGATGAAGGATACGGAAGTCAACAAATCTGGAaagataaattttgaaatcaaaagGTTTGAAAATAAGTTGTTTTTCAGAAAGGCAGAAATAGGAGATTGGGTAAATCATTTTTCCCCTTCTATGGTGGAAAAATTATCCAAAATCATTGAAGAAAAATTTAGTGGCTCAGGTCTATCATTTAAAATGCATTCTTAA
- the LOC108339179 gene encoding protein MAIN-LIKE 1-like → MFSVLSAGACRVSTVSAPKRMWEIRYPSTDVGLPSTDVGYPLKVEERAVEEQTYEAYETHGEENAFTAPNDDDDEEEHVDVHDIQEDVGGFSGGPRDGSLLTHYVQHVAYAISQGRDRGDTLKLISHGKKVNKLGPCHEGIQHIVLNSSLMPLTGICYDYVDKALLLGFIERWHFETSSFHLPIGEMSITLDDVSTLLHLPVMGQMCDLEELEFEEARTALVQLLGVDGGTAGSEMEDACGPKVRLSWLRKLA, encoded by the exons ATGTTTTCGGTGCTTTCTGCCGGTGCTTGTCGCGTTTCAACAGTGTCCGCGCCGAAACGAATGTGGGAGATCCGTTACCCTTCGACGGATGTCGGACTTCCGTCgacggatgtgggatatccgttGAAGG TTGAGGAGCGAGCCGTTGAGGAACAAACATATGAGGCGTATGAGACTCATGGTGAAGAGAATGCATTTACGGCCCCTAACGACgatgatgatgaggaggagCATGTGGATGTTCATGACATACAAGAGGATGTCGGTGGATTTTCTGGAGGTCCACGTGATGGTTCATTGCTGACCCACTATGTTCAGCATGTAGCTTATGCTATTTCACAAGGCCGG GATCGAGGGGACACGCTGAAGTTGATCTCTCAtggaaaaaaagtaaataagttaggACCATGCCACGAGGGAATTCAACACATTGTGTTGAATTCCAGTTTGATGCCTCTTACAGGGATTTGTTATGATTACGTTGATAAGGCGTTACTCCTCGGATTCATAGAGAGGTGGCATTTTGAGACCAGTAGTTTCCATCTCCCTATAGGGGAGATGTCGATTACTCTTGATGACGTCTCGACATTACTTCACCTACCCGTGATGGGGCAAATGTGTGATTTGGAGGAGTTGGAGTTTGAGGAGGCTCGTACAGCCCTTGTGCAACTACTCGGCGTTGATGGTGGCACAGCAGGTTCTGAGATGGAGGACGCATGTGGTCCGAAAGTCAGACTCAGCTGGCTTAGAAAGCTGGCTTAG
- the LOC108339180 gene encoding uncharacterized protein LOC108339180 has protein sequence MSDFDIEVVFHHRGKFLNDGSFRYHGGDTSTLVVDIDRWSYFEILAILREMRYINVKELWYSLGGCVLEDRLELLSDDIRAMHIVSIALLNGKAHLFVVHMVSELDYINMLQYDVAEQGEDGEDSEGQGEGGEDSEVGEVGEDGEGADDGEVGDVGDDGHWTEDGLFVEVGEDGQGADDGEVGEVGDVGEVGEEGEGGDDGEVGQVGDVVEVGEDGEGADDGEVGQVGDVGEVGEEGKGVNDGEVGQVGEDGEGVDDVGEVGEIGEDGEGAEDAEVGDVSEVGHETKGVEDMQEEFDVSSWIRSDEEAFVSEDEFVDVGVHDDEQLEQQDCEGSVFVEMGTGNGCTTSNWSGLQVFEINHACNIVEKFVVDVDKRDCSCRKWTVTGIPCCDALTAMRFLNINPEDYIPNWFRTSTYEETYIALIFHMNGPEQWQKTSYANVLPPPNRVYPGRPRKNGRLESWEQKRDDTQLRQTGIPKRCGICRQLGHKITNCPQAQHQQATTHSTQPSEQQDHEATPLPTQASQITQEPQTDHTTTTL, from the exons atgtcTGACTTTGATATTGAGGTGGTGTTTCACCATAGGGGTAAGTTTTTGAATGATGGGTCATTTAGATACCATGGAGGTGATACCAGTACCTTGGTCGTTGACATAGACAgatggagttattttgaaatcttgGCCATACTGAGGGAGATGAGATATATAAATGTTAAGGAGTTGTGGTATTCCCTAGGTGGTTGTGTATTAGAAGATAGGTTGGAATTGTTAAGTGATGACATAAGAGCAATGCATATCGTGAGCATTGCGTTATTGAATGGTAAAGCTCATTTGTTTGTGGTTCACATGGTGTCCGAACttgattatattaatatgttgCAATATGACGTTGCTGAACAAGGTGAGGATGGTGAAGATAGTGAAGGTCAAG GTGAAGGTGGTGAAGATAGTGAAGTTGgtgaagttggagaagatggtGAAGGTGCTGATGATGGTGAAGTTGGAGATGTTGGTGATGATGGTCATTGGACAGAAGATGGTTTATTTGTAGAAGTTGGTGAAGATGGTCAAGGTGCTGATGATGGTGAAGTTGGTGAAGTTGGAGATGTTGGTGAAGTTGGAGAAGAGGGTGAAGGTGGTGATGATGGTGAAGTTGGTCAAGTTGGAGATGTTGttgaagttggagaagatggtGAAGGTGCTGATGATGGTGAAGTTGGTCAAGTTGGAGATGTTGGTGAAGTTGGAGAAGAGGGTAAAGGTGTTAATGATGGTGAAGTTGGTCAAGTTGGAGAAGATGGTGAAGGTGTTGATGATG TTGGAGAAGTTGGTGAAATTGGAGAAGATGGTGAAGGTGCTGAAGATGCTGAAGTTGGAGATGTTAGTGAAGTTGGCCATGAGACAAAAGGTGTTGAAGATATGCAggaggagtttgatgttagtagTTGGATAAGGTCTGATGAAGAGGCTTTtgttagtgaagatgaatttgtgGATGTTGGTGTGCATGATGATGAACAACTTGAACAACAAGATTGTGAAGGTAGTGTGTTTGTTGAAATGGGTACAGGAAATGGATGCACTACCTCAAA TTGGTCAGGTCTACAAGTTTTTGAGATCAACCATGCTTGCAATATTGTTGAAAAGTTTGTGGTTGATGTAGACAAAAGAGATTGTAGCTGCAGGAAGTGGACTGTAACAGGAATACCTTGTTGTGATGCACTCACAGCCATGAGGTTTTTAAACATCAATCCAGAAGACTACATCCCAAATTGGTTTAGAACCTCTACTTATGAAGAAACTTACATTGCATTAATTTTCCATATGAATGGACCTGAACAATGGCAAAAGACTTCATATGCTAATGTTTTGCCTCCTCCGAATAGGGTGTATCCAGGTAGACCAAGGAAAAATGGAAGACTGGAGAGTTGGGAGCAAAAAAGGGATGATACACAACTTAGACAAACCGGAATCCCAAAGAGATGTGGCATTTGTAGACAACTAGGGCATAAAATAACTAATTGCCCTCAAGCACAGCACCAGCAAGCTACAACACACTCCACTCAACCAAGTGAACAACAAGACCACGAAGCTACACCACTACCCACTCAAGCAAGTCAGATTACTCAAGAACCCCAGACCGATCACACTACAACAACACTTTAA